A stretch of the Sphingomonas sp. CL5.1 genome encodes the following:
- the sufB gene encoding Fe-S cluster assembly protein SufB, producing the protein MATKNAEALAAVSKKYEWGFATEVEQDFAPKGLSEDTVRYISAKKGEPQWMLDWRLKAYRQWLEMETPDWAKLNIPPIDYQDAYYYAEPKQKKTLQSLDDLDPEIRRTYEKLGIPIEEQKVLAGVEGARKVAVDAVFDSVSVATTFREELKAAGVIFLSISEAIREYPDLVRKWLGKVVPQHDNYFATLNSAVFSDGTFVYVPEGVRCPMELSTYFRINAENTGQFERTLIVADKGAYVSYLEGCTAPMRDENQLHAAVVELVALDDAEIKYSTVQNWYPGDENGVGGIYNFVTKRALCQGRNSKVSWTQVETGSAITWKYPSCVLAGENSVGEFYSVAVTNNFQQADTGTKMIHLGKGSRSTIVSKGISAGRSDNTYRGLVRVAPTAEGVRNFTQCDSLLLGDQCGAHTVPYIEVRNPSAQIEHEATTSKISEDQLFYAMSRGLDQEAAVALIVNGFAREVLQQLPMEFAVEAQKLLGISLEGSVG; encoded by the coding sequence ATGGCGACGAAGAATGCCGAGGCGCTCGCCGCCGTCTCGAAGAAATACGAATGGGGCTTCGCGACCGAGGTCGAGCAGGACTTCGCGCCCAAGGGGCTGTCCGAGGACACGGTGCGCTATATCTCCGCCAAGAAGGGCGAGCCGCAGTGGATGCTCGACTGGCGGCTCAAGGCCTATCGTCAGTGGCTTGAGATGGAGACGCCCGACTGGGCCAAGCTCAACATCCCGCCGATCGACTATCAGGACGCTTATTATTACGCCGAGCCGAAGCAGAAGAAGACGCTTCAGTCGCTCGACGATCTCGATCCCGAAATCCGCCGCACCTATGAGAAGCTCGGCATCCCGATCGAGGAGCAGAAGGTGCTCGCCGGGGTCGAGGGCGCGCGCAAGGTGGCGGTGGACGCGGTGTTCGACAGCGTCTCGGTCGCGACCACGTTCCGCGAGGAGCTGAAGGCGGCGGGCGTGATCTTCCTGTCGATCAGCGAGGCGATCCGCGAATATCCCGACCTCGTGAGGAAGTGGCTCGGCAAGGTCGTGCCGCAGCACGACAATTATTTCGCGACGCTCAACAGCGCGGTCTTTTCGGATGGCACCTTCGTCTATGTGCCCGAAGGCGTGCGCTGCCCGATGGAGCTTTCCACCTATTTCCGCATCAATGCCGAGAATACGGGGCAGTTCGAGCGCACCTTGATCGTGGCGGACAAGGGGGCCTATGTCTCCTATCTCGAAGGCTGCACCGCGCCGATGCGCGACGAGAACCAGCTCCACGCCGCTGTCGTGGAACTGGTCGCGCTGGACGATGCCGAGATCAAATATTCGACCGTGCAGAACTGGTATCCGGGCGACGAGAACGGCGTCGGCGGCATCTACAATTTCGTCACCAAGCGCGCCTTGTGTCAGGGCAGGAACAGCAAGGTGAGCTGGACGCAGGTGGAAACCGGCTCCGCGATCACCTGGAAATACCCGTCCTGCGTGCTGGCCGGCGAGAACAGCGTCGGGGAATTCTATTCCGTCGCCGTCACCAACAATTTCCAGCAGGCCGATACCGGCACCAAGATGATCCATCTCGGCAAGGGATCGCGCTCGACGATCGTGTCGAAGGGGATCAGCGCGGGGCGGTCGGACAACACTTATCGCGGCCTCGTCCGCGTCGCGCCGACGGCGGAGGGTGTGCGCAACTTCACGCAATGCGACAGCCTGCTGCTCGGCGACCAGTGCGGCGCGCATACCGTGCCCTATATCGAGGTGCGCAATCCCTCCGCCCAGATCGAGCATGAGGCGACCACCTCGAAGATCAGCGAGGACCAGCTGTTCTACGCCATGTCGCGCGGGCTGGATCAGGAAGCGGCGGTGGCGCTGATCGTCAACGGCTTCGCGCGCGAGGTGCTCCAGCAACTCCCGATGGAGTTCGCGGTCGAGGCGCAGAAGCTGCTCGGCATTTCGCTTGAGGGGAGTGTCGGGTGA
- a CDS encoding AraC family transcriptional regulator: MADIKLDYVVPAEDLQPFVTLFYHFLADVPLFEDVERADHAQLRFRLSRGDASYAFPDETEQPAGEVHIVGPTSGAFRTRAAGPVEVIGMGLQPAGWAALLGIDASAMLNRALDGEVFFGPAVRHVCNRMRAAEGTGEKVAVAAAFIRGSIAAADTGAMIFARQIDAWLAGSPSPDVSALVEATGLSRRQVERRCNALYGAPPKLLARKYRALRAGVALANGSATLDELIAEGFYDQSHLIRELKQFTGLTPRQLSTEPSHLAQLTMSQRLALGGRVHPIISDT, encoded by the coding sequence ATGGCTGACATCAAGCTGGACTATGTGGTCCCAGCCGAGGACCTTCAGCCGTTCGTTACATTATTCTATCACTTTTTGGCGGACGTCCCGCTGTTCGAGGATGTCGAGCGCGCCGATCATGCGCAGCTCCGTTTCCGTCTTTCGCGTGGCGATGCCAGCTATGCTTTTCCCGACGAGACCGAGCAGCCGGCGGGCGAGGTGCACATCGTCGGCCCGACCAGCGGTGCGTTCCGGACGCGCGCGGCGGGGCCGGTCGAGGTGATCGGCATGGGTCTCCAGCCGGCGGGCTGGGCGGCGCTGCTCGGTATCGATGCCTCGGCGATGCTGAATCGCGCGCTGGACGGGGAGGTCTTCTTTGGCCCCGCGGTGCGGCACGTCTGCAACCGGATGCGCGCGGCCGAGGGGACCGGAGAGAAGGTTGCCGTCGCCGCCGCCTTCATTCGCGGATCGATCGCGGCGGCCGATACCGGGGCGATGATCTTCGCGCGGCAGATCGATGCGTGGCTGGCGGGCAGCCCCTCTCCGGACGTGAGCGCACTGGTCGAGGCCACTGGCCTGTCGCGTCGCCAGGTGGAGCGGCGCTGCAACGCGCTCTATGGCGCGCCGCCCAAGCTGCTCGCGCGCAAATATCGCGCGCTGCGCGCCGGGGTGGCGCTGGCCAACGGCTCGGCGACGCTCGACGAACTGATCGCCGAGGGTTTCTACGACCAGTCGCACCTGATCCGCGAACTGAAGCAATTCACCGGCCTCACCCCGCGCCAGCTTAGCACCGAGCCGAGCCATCTCGCGCAGCTCACGATGTCGCAGCGGCTGGCGCTTGGCGGCCGGGTGCATCCGATCATCTCCGATACCTAG
- a CDS encoding Rrf2 family transcriptional regulator, translated as MRLSSLADYAVVMMTAAARHCGGAGRLNATLLAEETGVPLPTAQKLVSRLAAAGLIESARGTGGGFRLSRPPAAISLADVVEAVEGPIALTTCIETGHHDCAIEGNCRVKPHLKAVNEAVRGALAGVTLASLATAAPAPREEVMA; from the coding sequence ATGCGCCTGTCCAGCCTTGCCGATTATGCAGTCGTGATGATGACCGCCGCCGCGCGCCATTGCGGCGGGGCGGGGCGGCTCAACGCGACCTTGCTGGCGGAGGAGACCGGCGTGCCGCTCCCCACCGCGCAGAAGCTGGTCAGCCGCCTTGCCGCCGCCGGTCTGATCGAGAGCGCGCGTGGCACGGGCGGCGGCTTCCGCCTGTCGCGCCCGCCCGCCGCGATCAGCCTCGCCGATGTCGTCGAGGCGGTGGAGGGGCCGATCGCGCTCACCACCTGCATCGAGACGGGCCACCATGATTGCGCCATCGAAGGGAATTGCCGCGTGAAACCGCATCTGAAAGCCGTGAACGAGGCGGTGCGCGGCGCGCTCGCCGGCGTGACGCTGGCGAGCCTCGCCACCGCCGCGCCCGCGCCGCGCGAGGAGGTGATGGCATAA
- the ggt gene encoding gamma-glutamyltransferase, with translation MKLVNTLLATIAAAALGSCAATPPQTAAPAPATTQPAASARIFVAAANPLAAEAGMAVLRRGGSAADAAVAVQAMLSLVEPQSSGIGGGAFMTYYDAATRHVTVYDGRETAPAGATPDMFLDDNGKPLPFAVAVLSGRSTGVPGAVKMLAFAQEKHGNLPWRELFGDAERTAREGFIVSPRLGRFLASSLYPESSAPDVRAYFAKPGGGLVGPGDRLRNQAFAAFLDRLANEGPSALYTGRTAQAIVDRVHQGAHAGTMTLADLAGYRPVEREAICGPYRAYLVCVPPPPSSGVGLLQLLMLLSHTDIDKRGPQDPRAWFQFAEASRLMYADRDRYVGDPAFVSVPVKGLLDPAYVAGRAELIGERAGPPPAAGNPPGAEKAGADRTLEPTGTSHFIVGDARGNVVSMTTTVESIFGSGRMVDGFFLNNQLTDFSFTPRDADGRPAANAVAAGKRPRSSMTPLVLLDGDHRFAGALGSAGGNAILAYVGKAMVGAVDWGLPMQDALALPNLIARGAMFSGEVDKFPPAVLAGLAARGVTVRPGQGEDSGLQGVILRNGRIDGGYDPRREGRVLVETVSVRR, from the coding sequence ATGAAGCTCGTCAACACGCTTCTCGCCACCATCGCCGCCGCCGCGCTCGGCTCGTGCGCCGCCACCCCGCCGCAGACAGCCGCGCCCGCGCCCGCGACCACGCAGCCGGCGGCCAGCGCGCGGATATTCGTCGCCGCCGCCAACCCGCTCGCGGCGGAGGCCGGGATGGCGGTGCTGCGGCGCGGCGGCAGCGCGGCGGACGCGGCGGTGGCGGTGCAGGCGATGCTCTCGCTGGTCGAGCCGCAAAGCTCCGGCATCGGCGGCGGCGCGTTCATGACCTATTACGATGCCGCGACGCGTCATGTGACGGTCTATGACGGGCGCGAGACCGCCCCGGCCGGCGCGACGCCGGACATGTTCCTCGATGATAACGGCAAGCCCTTGCCCTTCGCGGTGGCGGTGCTGAGCGGCCGCTCGACCGGCGTGCCCGGCGCGGTCAAGATGCTCGCCTTCGCCCAAGAGAAGCACGGCAACCTGCCGTGGCGCGAGCTGTTCGGCGATGCCGAGCGCACCGCGCGCGAAGGGTTCATCGTCTCGCCCCGGCTGGGGCGTTTCCTCGCCAGCTCGCTCTACCCGGAATCCTCCGCGCCGGACGTGCGCGCCTATTTCGCCAAGCCCGGCGGCGGGCTGGTCGGCCCCGGCGACCGGCTCCGCAACCAGGCCTTCGCCGCCTTCCTCGACCGGCTGGCGAACGAGGGGCCGTCCGCGCTCTATACGGGCAGGACGGCGCAGGCGATCGTCGATCGGGTGCATCAGGGCGCGCACGCCGGCACGATGACGCTGGCCGATCTCGCCGGCTATCGTCCGGTCGAGCGCGAGGCGATCTGCGGGCCGTATCGCGCCTATCTCGTCTGCGTTCCGCCGCCGCCGTCGAGCGGGGTGGGGCTGCTCCAGCTACTCATGCTGCTCAGCCATACCGATATCGACAAGCGCGGGCCGCAGGACCCGAGGGCGTGGTTCCAGTTCGCCGAGGCGAGCCGGCTGATGTACGCCGACCGCGACCGCTATGTCGGCGATCCGGCCTTCGTCAGCGTGCCGGTGAAGGGGCTGCTCGATCCGGCCTATGTCGCGGGGCGCGCCGAGCTGATCGGTGAGCGCGCCGGCCCGCCGCCCGCCGCCGGCAACCCGCCGGGCGCGGAAAAGGCCGGCGCGGACCGCACGCTGGAGCCGACCGGCACCTCGCATTTCATCGTCGGCGACGCGCGCGGCAATGTCGTGTCGATGACGACGACGGTCGAATCGATCTTCGGATCGGGCCGGATGGTCGACGGCTTCTTCCTCAACAACCAGCTGACCGATTTCTCCTTCACGCCGCGCGACGCGGACGGCCGCCCGGCCGCCAACGCCGTCGCGGCGGGCAAGCGGCCGCGCTCGTCGATGACGCCGCTGGTGCTGCTGGATGGCGATCACCGCTTCGCCGGCGCGCTCGGTTCGGCCGGGGGCAATGCGATCCTCGCCTATGTCGGCAAGGCGATGGTCGGCGCGGTCGACTGGGGGTTGCCGATGCAGGATGCGCTGGCGCTGCCGAACCTCATCGCGCGCGGGGCCATGTTCAGCGGCGAGGTGGACAAGTTCCCGCCCGCCGTGCTCGCGGGACTCGCCGCGCGCGGCGTGACGGTCCGGCCGGGGCAGGGCGAGGATTCGGGGTTGCAGGGCGTGATTCTCCGCAACGGGCGAATCGATGGCGGCTATGATCCGCGCCGCGAGGGTCGCGTGCTGGTCGAGACCGTTTCCGTGCGCCGCTGA